The Streptosporangiales bacterium sequence GCCACCAACAACTTCCCGGAGTTCACCGGCCGGCTGTGCCCCGCGCCGTGCGAGCCCGCCTGCGTGCTCGACCTGCACGACGCTCCCGTGACGATCAAGCAGGTCGAGGTCGAGATCATCGACCGGGCCTGGTCGCGCGGCTGGGTCGAGCCGCGACCGCCCGACCGGCTGTCCGGCCGCGCCGTCGCGGTCGTCGGGTCGGGACCCGCCGGGCTCGCGGCCGCGCAGCAGCTGACCAGGGCCGGGCACACGGTGGTGGTCTACGAGCGCGACGACCGGCTCGGCGGCCTGCTGCGGTACGGCGTGCCCGAGTTCAAGATGGAGAAGCGGCACCTCGACCACCGGCTCGAGCAGATGCGTCTCGAGGGCACCCGGTTCCGCACCGGCGTGAACGTCGGTACCGACGTCACGCTGTCCAAGCTGCGCACGCGGTTCGACGCCGTGCTGCTCGCCTCGGGTGCGCTGGCGCCGCGCGACATCGACGTGCCGGGCCGTGACCTCGCCGGCGTGCACCAGGCCATGGACCACCTGACCCAGGCGAACCGTGCCTGCGAGGGCGACGTCGACGAGCCGGAGATCACCGCGCGCGGGAAGCGGGTCGTGATCGTCGGCGGCGGCGACACCGGCGAGGACTGCCTGGGCACGGCGCACCGGCAGGGCGCGACCGCCGTGATCCAGCTCGGCGGCCGCCCGCGTCCACCCGACACCCGCGACGAGTCGATGCCGTGGCCGTCCGACCCCGACGTCTTCGAGGTGTCGGGGGCGTACGAGGAGGGCGGCGAGAAGGTCTACTCCGTCACCCCGCTGCGGCTCGTCGACGACGGCGCCGGCAACGTCGCCGGCCTGGAGGTCGTCGAGGTCGACCGGCTCGGACCCGGCAGGTACCGACCGATCGAGGGCACCGAGCGGGTGATCGACTGCGAGCTTGCCCTGCTCGCGCTCGGCTTCGCCGGCGCGGAGCGCGGCCCGCTGCTCGACGACCCGGGCGTCGAGGTCCGCTCCAACGGCACGGTCGCACGCGACGACCGCTGGCAGACCAACATCCCCGGCGTCTACGTCGCGGGCGACGCCGGCAGGGGAGCGTCCCTGGTGGTGTGGGCCATCGCCGAGGGCCGCGCCGCCGCCGAGGCGATCGACCGTGAGCTCGCCGGCACCTCCCAGCTCCCGAGCCCCGTCACCCCGGTCAGCACCGCCATCTGAGCTGTCCCGGCGGGTGGAGTGCTGGTGCCGCACTGTTTTGGTCGCGGTGGAGGCAGCACCTGTGGCTGCCGCGTCCCCTGGTGACCGCGCGCTTCTGTCGACAGTCCCCGAAGCGCCGCACATCGCGATTCGGAGGTTCCCATCCCCGGCAGCATGTGGGAACCCCCGAATCACGATGTGAAGCCCGGGAGCGGCGTGACGCCAGTAGCGAAAGGCCGAGGGAAGGTGCGAAGCACCGACCAGGGTGGGGTATGACCGCGAGCGCCGTCCCGGGGGGTTGACGGCGCCCGCGGCGTCTCGCGCGTCCGAGGTCGGAGGGGGACGCGCGACGCTTGGGCAAAGCCTAGGAGACGCCTGCCGATACGCCAAGGGCCTACCGTCCTGCGTGTCCTGGCGCCGCGACGCACTACTGTGCCGTGCATGGTCCGTCGCGCCAAGATCGTCTGCACGCTCGGACCCTCGTCGTCGTCCCCCACGGCCGTCCGCGCGTTGGTGCGCGCGGGCATGGACGTGGCGCGGCTCAACCTGAGCCACGGGAGCCGCGAGGAGCACGAGCGCACCTATCTCGAGGTCCGTCGCGCGTCGGACGAGAGCGGGCGCAGCGTCGCCGTGCTGGCCGACCTGCAGGGTCCCAAGATCAGGCTGGGCACGTTCGCCGACGGCAAGGCGACCCTTGAGGAGGGCGCGGAGTTCGTGATCACCACCGACGACGTCGCGGGTACGTCGTCGCTGGCGTCCACGACGTACCCGGGTCTCGCCGAGGACGTCGAGGTCGGTGACCCGGTGCTCGTCGACGACGGCCGGCTGGTGCTCGAGGTGGTCGCGGTGGAGGGGGCGCGGGTGGTCACCTCGGTGCGCATCGGCGGCGAGGTGTCGAACCACAAGGGTCTCAACCTGCCGCGGACGCACGTCCGCGCGCCCGTGCTGACCGACAAGGACACCGCCGACCTGCGGTGGGCCCTCGACCTGCGTGCCGACCTCGTCGCGCTCTCGTTCGTCCGCGACCCCGGCGACGCCGCCGTGGTGCGGCGGGTGATGGACGAGCACGACACCCGGCTGCCCGTGCTCGCGAAGGTCGAGAAGCCGCAGGCCGTCGAGCGGCTCGAGGAGGTCATCGAGGCCTTCGACGGCGTGATGGTCGCGCGCGGCGACCTCGGCGTCGAGATGTCGCTCGACGAGGTCCCGATCGTGCAGAAGCGCGCCGTGGCGATCGCCCGTGACCAGGCGAAACCCGTGATCGTCGCCACGCAGATGCTGGAGTCGATGGTGACCGCGGCCAGGCCGACCAGGGCGGAGGCGTCCGACGTCGCCAACGCCGTCCTCGACGGCGCGGACGCGCTCATGCTGAGCGCGGAGACGTCGATCGGCGACGATCCGTGCCGGGTCGTCGAGACGATGGCGCGGATCATCGGGACGGCGGAGGAGAAGGGCCGCGACCTGCTCCGCGACCTCACCCGGGCGCCGGTCACGATGGGCGGGGTGATCTCGAAGGCGGCGATCGAGGTCGGCGCCAGGCTGGGGGCGCGGGCGCTGTGCGCGTTCACCCAGACCGGCGACACGGTGCGCCGACTGTCGCGTCACCGGTCACCGATCCCGCTGCTGGCGTTCACGCCGATGCAGGCGGTACGCAGCCAGCTCTCGCTCAGCTGGGGCGTCGAGACGTTCCAGACGGCGATGGTCACGCACACCGACGACATGGTGCGGCAGGTCGACGCGGCGCTGCTGGACGTGGGCAGGTGCGCGGAGGGTGACCTCGTGGTGATCGTCGCGGGCAGCCCGCCCGGCACCCCTGGCTCGACCAACGCCCTACGCGTCCACCGCATCGGCGACGCGGTAGGCGGCACCGCCCCCGCCTACCGCGAGTAAGGGGAGCGACCGACCGGCGCACGACGGGGAAGACCGTGTGAGCGAGGGACGAAGTCCCAACGCCCCCAACCAGAAGGCATTCCACCGTGACCGGGGAACGTGGGGTCTGGGGGCTCGGCCCCCGGAAAATGTCGCGGGTGTGGCGAAGGCGAGCGCAGCTCGACGAGCAGGGGTGGCTACCCCGTACCCCGGGTGGGATTCGAACCCACATGGCCTTGCGACCACCGGATTTTGAGGCCGGCTCCTATGCCAGTTCGGATACCGGGGCGTGACTGATGTCAAGGTCACAGTACCGGGTGGCGTCGACGTGACGGGGCCCCGACTAGGCTGTACGGATGACTGACGTGGCGCGGCGTGTGGTGATCGCCGAGGACGAGGCCCTGATCC is a genomic window containing:
- the pyk gene encoding pyruvate kinase; its protein translation is MVRRAKIVCTLGPSSSSPTAVRALVRAGMDVARLNLSHGSREEHERTYLEVRRASDESGRSVAVLADLQGPKIRLGTFADGKATLEEGAEFVITTDDVAGTSSLASTTYPGLAEDVEVGDPVLVDDGRLVLEVVAVEGARVVTSVRIGGEVSNHKGLNLPRTHVRAPVLTDKDTADLRWALDLRADLVALSFVRDPGDAAVVRRVMDEHDTRLPVLAKVEKPQAVERLEEVIEAFDGVMVARGDLGVEMSLDEVPIVQKRAVAIARDQAKPVIVATQMLESMVTAARPTRAEASDVANAVLDGADALMLSAETSIGDDPCRVVETMARIIGTAEEKGRDLLRDLTRAPVTMGGVISKAAIEVGARLGARALCAFTQTGDTVRRLSRHRSPIPLLAFTPMQAVRSQLSLSWGVETFQTAMVTHTDDMVRQVDAALLDVGRCAEGDLVVIVAGSPPGTPGSTNALRVHRIGDAVGGTAPAYRE
- the gltD gene encoding glutamate synthase small subunit, coding for MADPKGFMNTPRRLPETRPVPVRIQDWREIKEKSEPGEVQGQAGRCMACGIPYCHRGCPLGNLIPEWNDLVWRGDWREASERLHATNNFPEFTGRLCPAPCEPACVLDLHDAPVTIKQVEVEIIDRAWSRGWVEPRPPDRLSGRAVAVVGSGPAGLAAAQQLTRAGHTVVVYERDDRLGGLLRYGVPEFKMEKRHLDHRLEQMRLEGTRFRTGVNVGTDVTLSKLRTRFDAVLLASGALAPRDIDVPGRDLAGVHQAMDHLTQANRACEGDVDEPEITARGKRVVIVGGGDTGEDCLGTAHRQGATAVIQLGGRPRPPDTRDESMPWPSDPDVFEVSGAYEEGGEKVYSVTPLRLVDDGAGNVAGLEVVEVDRLGPGRYRPIEGTERVIDCELALLALGFAGAERGPLLDDPGVEVRSNGTVARDDRWQTNIPGVYVAGDAGRGASLVVWAIAEGRAAAEAIDRELAGTSQLPSPVTPVSTAI